The DNA window CTCAGTATTTCGAGAGAGACCAGAGAATACTTCACGAGAATTTTCGATTCATTCAAAAATATTCTGTCGCCTACTCTCGTGTAATTAACTCCTACTTCTTTTAATATGCTTTCCCACGCATCCGCGTTTACGCTTTCTATTGTAACGTTGTTCGCCTCGAAAACACCCCCTCCGAGGTTTTCGAATCCAATTATCACCTTCGCTTTTCCTCCAATGCTTTCAAAGCTCGAAAACTCGATAACTGGGAAAAGAACTGTGTCTCCAGCTTTTAAAACTCTCGGAGCGTAATCCAAGACGAATCTGTCTCCGTAATAAGTAAAGACGGCATCGTTTTCGAGAACAATTCTAACGTCGTCTTTTTCATACACGAAGCTGTAAAGAGGAATTGTTGTATTTCTCAGCGATACGTTCCCGCTTCTTTGCAAGTAAAAGGTTCCTTCGTATATTGTTATTTGCGTGTTTCTCGATGGAAAGCTATCGAAAACAACTTTATCGAGATTCGACTTCAAAAGAACGTAAGAAGACCTCATTTCGCTCATGTGATTGGAACTAATTATTGACTCGCTCAAAACTTTCGATCCGGAGAGAATCATCCCGGTAGCTATCGCAACTATCGTTAATATTATCGCTATGCCAACTTCGGTTGAAAGAGCTTTATCTCTCCTCAAGATTTGTCACCTCGATTTTACCCCTTTCCGGATGGTAAACCAGATAAGCATTCACGCTAAGCGCTTCGCTCTCTTCAACCGGAATTTTGCTGCTGATAGGAACAAAAACCGAATACTTTCCTTCCAACTCTACAGATCCCGGTTTTATTCTGATAATGTATGTCTCTCCCCCGATCTTCTCCGGAACCTCCAGTTTTTTTACCATCGTAAGGTTTCCAGGGTAAATCGTCAGATAGTACATCGCGTGCAGGTCGTTCACTATTTTAGCGGCAACGTTCTGCATCGTGGCTTTAACAGCCGTCTCCTCCACTGACTTGAAAACTGAGTTGTAGTTTAAGAGAACCATCATGACGAGTAACGACAAAATTGAGAGCAGAAATAACGCCTCGAGAGTTTCCGACACTCCTCTAATCGAATTTAAATTTCTTCTCAAAGTACTGGACCCTCCCGCCTTTTTCTACCTTAACCTTAACGTAGTACTCCTTGTTTTGCTTAAACTTCCAAGCAGGTGGCTTTAAAGAGCTTCCAACATCTGTACCTTCAGTTATAATTAAATCCGCGCCGCCATTTGTTTTAACTATCGAAAACTCGAATTTTCCGTCAGAGTCGGTTTTACCTTTTATCCCGGAGTAAACGACTTTTCCTTCGTTGTCAGTGATGTTCACCTCCACGGAAGCATTAGAAAGCGGGATCTCGATTAGTTTGTTCTCCTGATAGCTCTCCCAGAAACGCATCTTCACCTTAACGTAATTATCACCAGTGTCTACTTCTATCTTTCCCTCCCACTCCGCACCTTCTCCCGGCGTGCTTACAACGTTTTGAAACGTTACCGTCACGACACTTTCAGCCGTTTCGTTACCCCTCCTTCCGACAGCTTTGAGAGTGTGAGAGCCGTCCGAGAAAGCGGTCGTGTTCAAAGTTATTTCCCAGTAGCCGGTAGTTGCGTTAAACGTAAATTCTCCGACGTAAGCTGAGTCGACGTAGAAACTAACGCTTGAGGCGTTGGAGGAAACTTGAATGGTTTCGTTTCCACTCAAAATAGCGCCGTTAGTTGGAGAGACAAATTCGATGTAAAGCTGAGAGCTGCCAATCGTGTAGAATTCCGGAGGAGTGTAGTTGTACATGGCTTTTTTCAAAGTGTACTTCAAATTTTTAACGAATTCCGAGGAACCGTCGTTATATTTAATCGTCATATCGAGAGTTAGAGTGTATTCCGGAATTATTTTTGCGGCTGTAGCGAGCATAAAAGCGTCGAAAACCAGCATGATTCTCTCCGGTGTATAGCGGTTGACTGCTTCAGAATAACTCTGGTTGTGCCCTCCCATGTAGATTAGATGACCCTTTTCAAAGGGTGCGTAAGCGAGTATTATCGCATCACTTAAAGCGGTTGAGTTTATCAATGGAACGGTCTCAGGGTTATGTGCAGTAAGAAGCTTGAATCCTGGCGTGTGACCCCCTCTTGGAGCTACAAAACCATCTTGAGTGTAAGTCTGCGATATAAATAGGGTTGCGTTGTTGAAAAAGATTGTGTCGAGAATTTTCCCCTCATTACTTTTAACTACATCCTTCTCATTCTTTGATAGTGGTTTGACGCCAACGAAACCGTACCAAGGGTGTAGATTCCCATCTACCTTCTCGATCGTCGCATCCACGCTTTCAACACCGTAGCATTCCACGTGGTAAACTCCTCCGTTTTCGACCCACTTGAGTATCTTCCAAGCTGCAGTGTCTGTTAAATTTTTAGACGGATCGTAAGCTTCACTTATATCCGTGTGAGGTGTGAAAAGAAGATCTATGTTGTCCAAAGCTCCTCTTTCTATCTCCGTCGTATTTAATAGTGTGAACTCGCGATTCGTCAAACCAGCAGAATAAAAGTAGTTTTCCAAAATTTCGATGTTCGTCTGATCCTCAGGATACAACCCGATTCTCGGAGCTCCTATTATGTAAGCGTTCCACTCGTAAGTGAAACCTTCTTCTAACTCGTAAACGTCCAAGCCCAAATTTCTGGCTTCCTCTAAAATCATTTGCTTCAACGTGTTGTTTAAATCTTCGGCTTTAACAACAAAAGGTCCTCCCTTCAACTCCAGAAACTTTACCTCTCC is part of the Ferroglobus placidus DSM 10642 genome and encodes:
- a CDS encoding Ig-like domain-containing protein, which codes for MEDVKAQIMLLAAFIMAVGLAIIVVLANNILLSLNYPAVEKPQQTLRFGDVVNLYEQNALKILDYVERKNLDLNEANKVLKYHLTNLTNLLEKVYADYGVALDVEINFSSTKIERTYNISTRGSNVYMVKNVTYKAGSLVIPVDDNQWFLNDSSSDNDWMAARVFGLVYRILNDRDENATALDNYLIPTYRVLEDPRGKDRDDINDPYGIPYSVTVKARKVVDGKNGTLVSGEVKFLELKGGPFVVKAEDLNNTLKQMILEEARNLGLDVYELEEGFTYEWNAYIIGAPRIGLYPEDQTNIEILENYFYSAGLTNREFTLLNTTEIERGALDNIDLLFTPHTDISEAYDPSKNLTDTAAWKILKWVENGGVYHVECYGVESVDATIEKVDGNLHPWYGFVGVKPLSKNEKDVVKSNEGKILDTIFFNNATLFISQTYTQDGFVAPRGGHTPGFKLLTAHNPETVPLINSTALSDAIILAYAPFEKGHLIYMGGHNQSYSEAVNRYTPERIMLVFDAFMLATAAKIIPEYTLTLDMTIKYNDGSSEFVKNLKYTLKKAMYNYTPPEFYTIGSSQLYIEFVSPTNGAILSGNETIQVSSNASSVSFYVDSAYVGEFTFNATTGYWEITLNTTAFSDGSHTLKAVGRRGNETAESVVTVTFQNVVSTPGEGAEWEGKIEVDTGDNYVKVKMRFWESYQENKLIEIPLSNASVEVNITDNEGKVVYSGIKGKTDSDGKFEFSIVKTNGGADLIITEGTDVGSSLKPPAWKFKQNKEYYVKVKVEKGGRVQYFEKKFKFD
- a CDS encoding DUF7289 family protein — encoded protein: MRRDKALSTEVGIAIILTIVAIATGMILSGSKVLSESIISSNHMSEMRSSYVLLKSNLDKVVFDSFPSRNTQITIYEGTFYLQRSGNVSLRNTTIPLYSFVYEKDDVRIVLENDAVFTYYGDRFVLDYAPRVLKAGDTVLFPVIEFSSFESIGGKAKVIIGFENLGGGVFEANNVTIESVNADAWESILKEVGVNYTRVGDRIFLNESKILVKYSLVSLEILSG